From the Candidatus Poribacteria bacterium genome, the window TTCTACAGACCTTTCTCGAAAGAAAAAAGGCAGCCAGCGTTGGCAGAAACAAAAACACAAACTCGCTTTACACCATGAACGGACGACAAACAGACGCAAAGACTTTATTGGAAAACTCGTTTACAAACTCTACCACCACAAAGAAAACAACGTCTTAGTGGCAGAGGCGTTAAGCGTATCTAACATGGTTCAGAATAAACACCGCAGCAAGAGCATATCCGATGCGTCTTGGAGCACCTTCTTTCAGTGGTGTGCGAGCATAGCCGCAAGAGACGGCTTGCACTTCCACCAAGTTGATCCTAAGAATACCTCGCAGACTTGCTCCGCTTGTGGTCAGAAGTCGGAAAGAAAACTCTCTCTTGCGATACGAACCTTTAATTGTCAGTTTTGTGGGACTTCGTTAGACCGAGACCACAACGCTGCTTTAAACATACTCTTACGGGCGGAAACCTGCGCCCGTCGTGGAGAGCGGTGGGTTACCACCCTCACTGAAACGAGAAACAAGAACGAAGCACGAGACACGGGACCTACAAAACGCAAAACAGTTATTGCTTTTTGCTACAAGTCCAAGTCTTTAGGCTTGGGTACATTGACAAACTTATGGAGGTATATCACAGTGAAATCCTGCTATCAATACCGTTTGTATTATTGGAGACTAACGCTCATAGTTGTGCTCATAACAGGAACGTTTCTGATTGGCTGTACTCAAAAGGCACAGGTGCAAGAAACGCCTCAAGCGACATTGCTCTCCGGGACAATTGTTGAAATTGACGATCACGGCAACGCTGTCACCGATCTCTACATCGCTCCATTTACCGAGCGCGGTTGGGAACTTGGGGATACACTTGAAGCAACCTTTGCAACAGGTCAGAAAATTCAGATCAAATTCGTTGAAAACTATGGAGATGTTCCTGAGGGGGAATATTTGGGACGATTTTCGACTTCTACCAAGCAGTTCAAGATTGCGATTAATATGGGGAACATCGCTGAATCTTTGAAGCTGAAGAGCGAGAGCAAAGTGATTCTCCAGAAAGTCGCGGTGCCCTCAACAAATTAACGGAAATATATGAAAGATGCTTCTTACACTTAAACAGGCAAGTCAATGGGCTTCAAAGCGTGTGAATAAAAACGTTACACCTGCGAATATCACCTATTTAATCCAGTATGGACAGATTGAATCTGTTGTAGATAACGGGGCAACGTTAATTCCAAAAAAAAGTCTTGAGAATTATTACAATTTGAACCGTCGAGAAACACGGTGGAAAGATGAACTCGGGAACGACTTGAATTGGACGCTATCCTTTGAAAAAGTGAAGGAGGCGGAAACAACAAAGCATGTCCACCGGTTGCATCCGTATAAAGGCAAATTTATTCCGCAACTCGTAGGCTATTTTTTAGATGCCCATACTGACAATTTTAAACGGGATGTCTATTTTCGCCCTGGTGATATTGTGCTTGATCCGTTCTGTGGGAGTGGGACGACTTTGGTGCAAGCCAACGAACTTGGGATACACGCGATTGGTATTGATGTTTCGGCGTTTAATGCTTTTATTGGCAATGCCAAAGTGACATCCTATAATTTGACCTGCTTGTACGAGGTGAGTCACAGGATAACGACAGCTCTCAGAAATTTTGTTGCTACATCCGGCGTGATCGAATTTGAAACGAAACTCGCGGAAAAACTGACGGACTTCAATAATCAATATTTTCCAATCGCCTTCAAACGCCAAGTCAGAACGGGTGAAATCAATCAAAAGCAGTATGGAGCTGAAAAGGAAGCGGCTTTTTTAGAAACATATCACAACCTTGTTGCTGAGTACCAAATTGAGACGCAGATGCCAACCGATTCTGCTCGTTTCATGAAGCAGTGGTATCTTCCGGGAGTTAGAGCTGAGATTGATCTCGTCTATAGTTTGATTAGAAAAGTAGAGGATCCTTCAATACAAAACGCCTTGATGTTAATATTAAGCAGGACTATCCGTTCTTGCAGAGCCACAACGCATGCGGATTTAGGCACACTGCGGGAACCCGTGACGACGACATATTATTGCCGAAAACATGGAAAAGTCTGCAAACCGCTCTTTTCAATTCTTAATTGGTGGGAACGATACTGCAAGGATAGTGTGCAACGCTGGTCTGAATTCAGGAAGTTAAAAACGGATACCTTTCAATACTGTATAACGGGAGACTCCCGGACAATCAATATCTTTGGAATGTTGGGGCGCGACCTTCAACAATTCGCGGAACTGGCACAGAAACAGCGGATTAAGGGTATTTTTACAAGTCCGCCGTATGTTGGACTTATTAATTATCACGAACAGCACGCCTATGCCTATGATCTCTTTGGTTTCAAGAGGTTAGATGAATTGGAGATTGGTCCCCTGTTTAGAGGTAAAGGGCGTGAGGCGAGAGAATCATACATTCAGGGCGTAGCAGAGGTTTTTAAGAACTGTAAGCGATTTTTGGCTGATGATTATGACATCTTCGTTGTCGCGAACGATAAATTTAATATGTATCCAACTATTGCTGAAATGGCGGGTATGCAGATTGTTAATCAACACAAAAGACCCGTCTTGAATCGGACCGAAAAGAATCGGGAATCAGCATATTCCGAGACAATATTTCACTTGAAAGAGAAAAAGGATTGAAACTATGCCCTCACAACGGCAGATAAAGATTAAGGAAAAGATTAAAGATTGCTTGCGGGCTAAGTTCCAATCCTATAGTCCAGAGACGCGCTATATGCCATTTCACCATCGTCTACTTGGTAAAGATAGGATGGTCTTATATTCGTTTATCCAATCTTTAAATACGACATTTGGAATTTCAATTTATGAACCCGTGGCTGTTACCTTAGCACGTGAAAGATTTAAGGTTGCAGAAACCCAAGTTAAACCCTTTAACGAAATCAGTTCCAAAGCACATCAGCAAATTCAGACAATAATGGATGAACTAGCTATTGATGAGAGGGAACTTGATAAACCAACTGAAATAGAACAAATTAGAAAGGTTTGTCGAACTGGAACTTTAGACAAAGTAAGACTGACACAAGTAGATATCTGGTTGGAAAACTATGAGGGTGAGTTGTTTTTAATTGACCTGAAAACTGTAAAACCTAACAAAGGTAATTTTAAGGAATTCAAACGAACGCTTTTGGAGTGGACCGCCGCCGAATTAGCAAGAAATTCAGAAGTTGTTGTAAATACAATGATTGGCGTCCCTTACAATCCTTATGAACCAAAACCTTATGAACGATGGACGATGAAAGGGGTCCTAGATCGGGATCACGAAGTTTTAATCGCAGAAGAACTCTGGGATTTTTTGGGTGGTGAAGGAACTTACGCAGAGCTGCTGGATGCCTTTGAGCAAGCTGGTATCGAGTTACGACCAGAGATTGATAGTTATTTCGAGAAATTTAGATATGAAAGTTGACAACGCTTTTGATAAAACGGAATTACTGCAGCATCTCAGGACCGCCTACGCGATTCCGTTGTGTTCCATAACTTTTTTGCCGGAAGGCGAGGATAGTTACGGCTACATCGTGGTATCCGAAACCGGTGAAAAGTACTTTGCCAAAGCGTCTACTTCTGTACCGGATTCTTGCTTGCAATATGCGTCGCTTCTGCGGCATCAAGGTAACATATCTGGCGTTGTTGCTCCATTGAAAGCGTCAGATGGAACATTGAGTATCCCGTGGCACGATTTTCGCGTCTCGTTGTTCCCCTTTATTGAAGGTAGAAGCCGTTGGGACTTATGGAAGATCGGGAAAGATTTCACTGATGTAGAACTCCGTCAGACGGCTGCCCTATTAGCGACAATCCACCTTTGCACGGATGAAATTGAGACGTGTCACCTGACGACATCAAAATATGATTTGCCGCTACGAAATGAGCTTTACGCGGTCCTTGAGTCTCCTATGAAAGGGATAGCCTCTCAAAATCGATACCAAAAGCAGCTGCTTGAGACACTTGCAGCGCACCGATCTTCGATTTTAGAAACAATGGATAGATATGATGAATTAGGACGCTCAGCGGTGGTATCACAAACATCTTTTGTAATTACACACGGCGATCCGACTCCGGGTAATCTCATTCTGGATACTGAAGACCAGCTGCACCTGATTGATTGGGATGGTATTTCTTTGGGACCCGCTGAGAAAGATCTTTTTGCTTTTACTGGAGAACGATTTGATGTAGTGTTAGAAAGTTATCTGAAGACAAGGCAGAATGGAGTGGCCCTACATACAGACATCTTCGGTTTCTATATCTACGAATGGGCACTCAATGAAATTCGAGATTACGGCACCAAAATTCTTTTTAAGAACAGCGACGCACATCAGAATGAATATGACTGGGAAAGCCTGCAAGACTACTTACCACCCAACCGAGAATACATGGAAGATGGAATTGCGGCTATCCAAAGCACACTCGGTAGGTTTAATGCCCTACCTAATACTGGAGGTTAGGTAATGTCTGAAATCAAATCTGTGCTACTGTGGGAAAATCAACGGCGATATGTGCGAGAAGCGATTGATGCCGGCACACTCAAGGGAGCGATTATTCCAACGGGTAGTACAGAGCAACACAACGAACATTTGGCGATGTATCACGATACGCAAAGTGCGGTGTATGTCTCCAAATTGGCGGCTGAGAAATTATTCCCGCGGGTTATCGTCACAACGCCTTTGGCAATCGGTGTATCGGAACACTGGATGGACCACAAAGGCACGCTCACGCTCCGCCCAGAGGTCTTTGGTGAAGTGCTTTATGACGTTGCTGACAGTATGCGCCGGCATGGGATTGATAACATCCTGATTGTCAATGGGCACGCGGGAAATTCAGGACCTGTAACTGAACGCTTGGCGGGATTCCGAGAGAAACTTGGTATTAACCTTGAGTATCATTCTTATTGGGAAGCATACGATGAAGAACTGGTCAAGGCACAGATGGAATCTGGGATTTGCCCTGGGCACGCAGCGGAATTTGAGACAGCATTTGCCCTCGCTGCTTTCGCAGAAAATGTTGACTGGAACGGTGTCGATTACGACAGCGCGAAACTCACTATCTCAGATGCAGGGCAGGCGAAATCTGATCGGGAATATCACCATCAGGCAAAATTAGCGACAGTCGATAAAGGACATGCGATGATTAATGTTGCTGTGGACTGGGTCGCCGAAAAGATGCAGGCGATGCTTTCGTAACTTTATTCAGTTGTTGGCGGGGTGGCTATCAGCCATCAGCCGTCGGCTATCAGGCAAGAGATTCTCTTTCTGACCGCTGACTGCTGACCGCTGATCGCTATTTTGCCATCTAATGTCCTTCAATCGCTTTGCGCAAGCCATCACCGTTTTCACGCCACCAACTATAGAGAACGGAAATATCGGTCCCAATACAGAAATGCCGGACTCCGATATCGAGGTAGCGTTTTGCGTCGTCGGGACTCCCGATTTCAGCGCGTGGTGGCACCCCCATCTTTATTGCGGTCTTGAACACTTTATCGTGTGCTCCACTGATTTCGGGAGCCCCACGCTGACCGACTTTCCCGATACTCATCGAATAATCCGAACCCCCCCACTGAATCATGTCAACGCCTTCAACAGATAGCACCTCTTCAAGGTTGTCAACAGTCCCTTTTTTCTCAATCATAATAACGTTAACGACATCGCGGAGGGCTTGGACGTATTCTGGGCCTCCACCGTAGCCCATATAGGAGAACCGACGGGTTGCCACGCCGTAACTACCGCCATCTTCCGGCGTATCCGCACGCGTAATCTTCACACATTCCTTGACATCTTCAACGTTTAAGCCAGAACCGATCGCACGCTGAGCGATGAAACCCCGTGGTTCTTGGTCAACCTTAATCATTGTGGAGATGTTGTGCAGTTCAGCCGCCCGACATAAGTTATCCAGATCGTGCAGATCAAACGGACCGTATTCCGCCACAAATTCGACGTAGTCATACATTCCTGTGTGCCCAATCGCTTCAACGATGGAGGGCCAAGTGGTATGGATATGCGTGCCGACTGTAGGCTTGCCTGCGTTGAGTAGTTCTCGAAAGGTATTTGTTCTCATGAATTGCTCCTCTATTTTTGAGTCTAAGGCTGGTTAAAAGCCTACATTAACGTTAGCAGAGATCTGCACTTTTTTCAACAACTTTCGGCTTGTAAACTTCACCGAAAAGTGCTTGATCATCGGTACGATTTCTGTTAGACTGATAACTATCGTGAGGAATTATAATGTTCACTGCCGACGCGGCATTGATTTAACGGAAAACTACCGTGAAACAAAGTGGAACGGTGGCTAAATATAATAGAGCAAAAAATGGAAAACTTAATTACGTTACCAACAAATTTCTCGGATTACTTGACAATTGAAAACGCCGATCTCCGTTTTGCAGAGGCGAGTGAAGTCGCAGAACGTGTTATGGGAGCAGGCGTTGAAATCTACGCCAATATGGATCACGCCGCTATTTTCTGTGATCCACCTCATCTCGTTGCTGATGGTCTGAAACAACTCGGTTATGTCAACGGATGGGATGCGCGGTGTTATCCATCGCCTGTTGACGGTTGCGATTATATCAATGTCTCTGCCCAATTGCCAATGAACAGTCCAGCGCGCGATGACGGATGGTTCGATTACGTTGCTGTCGTGCATCCGGTTGACAAAACAGCACTCCAACACATGCTCGGACAGGGATATGGAAATCCGTTTATCCATCATCTGACATGGGGACTTGTGCCACCAGAACGCACCGTCACTGATGATTTTGAATATGCTAACCTTGTCGTCCCGTTTATGGTAGAAAGACGAGAGGTCATTGGCGAAGCAATTGGTGATGATCCCGGTACGCTGATTATCGCGTTGCCGGATCAGGTCATGGCACACCCAAACTTTGAAGAAGCGTTACCAGCGTGGCTCGGTGGGCTTGACGAAGAGGAATATCAAGTTGAATCTATGCAGGGCGGTGGTTTCCTGATCCAGTTTTTCGTGCTAACGGGTGGTAGGATTGAAGTAGCACTTCGCGTAGACACAACGCAGACATTTAACCCGAAAAGCGTCCACAAAATTTCGGAAGATGAAATTAGTGCTGTGCAAGGGAAATAGATAAGTTGTCTTTCTTTATTGAATGAATTGACAGCCAATCGCTTGTCCTGTGAGAAAGTCTTCTTAGCATTGATGCCATTGACAGTGACATTTTAAAGTTATCGCCCATCAAAAATGGGGTTGGGTATGAAGATATATGAGTTAATCTGGCCCCAAGATAGAATAGATCATATTGCCCGGCACGGTGTCACAACTGATGAGGTTAAAGAAGTTTGTTTGAATGAATCGTTTGTTCAACGTGCAAAATCCCAAGGCGAAAATCCAGTCTACTATGTTTTAGGGCAAACAAACGCAGGACGTTATCTATTTTGTGTCATCATCCGATTTCCTGATGGTAGAGGTTATCCTGTCACAGCGAGAACGATGACTGATACGGAAAAGCGACGATATAGACAATGGAGAGACCGATGAATCGTAAAAACATTCCAAAAACCGACTCTATTCAAGAGCTTGCACATTTCTGGGATACACATGATTTAACGGATTTTGAAGACGAGCTTGAAGAAGTGAGTGAACCTATTTTTGAACTTGGAACCCAACTTCTTGTTCTCTTAGATCCCAGAGAATTGGAAGCACTTAATGCCCTTGCTAAGTCTCGGGACACTTCTCCTGCAAATCTCATCCGAGAGTGGCTTATTGAACGTCTCGAGGCTTCATCAGAACCAATGACTTAATTGGTATTCGCCTATAGATGCGTTCCCCAATCTGCTCTTTAGTTTCCCCAGCGGGGCGGCATGTCTGTAGTAACATTGGTTTACCAACTCCGAACTTAACTACCCCTTTAGATTATTTTGGAGGCACCGACTAAAATGGAAGATAGAGAAATTATGGAATGCAGTATAATGGATCAAGTTCGCGAAATGCGGCGTAAGATTTCTGCGGAATTCGGACATGACTTCAACCAATTGGTGGCATATTACCAAGGATTAGAGGACGAAATGCGAAAGTCTGGCAAATACAAGTTCGCAGATCCACCAAACAAAGATATTAAACGCGGAGATAATTTCGGCATTAAATCAGAATCTTGAAAGAGAAAGTGGGAAACACCATTGGTGTTTTGTCTGTTTCCCTTGACGACGGAAATTTTATGTGACATACTTAACATAGTTTTATAGGAACACCAATCTTTCATCATTTTTCAAGGAGGTGACACGATGCAGCAAAAGGTTCACTCCGCGCCAACACTCGTCTACCCTTCCTCGGACGGCAAACCTATGGCAGAAACAGACAAACATCGTAAACTGATGGTGGATTTCATTCAGATGCTCGAATATCATTTCCGGGAAACTAATGATGTTTATGTGTCCGGGAATCTGTTGATGTATTATGAAGAAGGAAATCCACGGAAATCTATTGCCCCAGACGTGTTCGTGGTATTCGGTGTCGGGAAAAAACCGCGCCGCACCTACCTGACATGGGAAGAAGGCAGCACTCCTGATTTTGTGCTGGAAGTGGCGAGTCCGAGTACTTACCAGCATGACTTCGGTCCTAAGAAGCAACTTTACGCCTCTGTACTTGCCGTGAAAGAGTATTATATTTACGATCCGTATGGAGATATAACCCCATCCTTTATTGGGTATCGACTCACAGATGGAGAATATAAAGAGATAGCGTTTGTAGAAGGACGGCTCCCATCAACTGTCCTCGGTGATCTGGAATTGGGCGAGCATGCAGGCGACCTACGTCTCTATAATCCAGCAACGCAACAGTGGTTGCAACCGCCTGAAGAACGGGCAGAACAAATGGAAGCCGAACTTGCCGAGGCTTTAGCCGAACTCGAACGCCTCCGCGCGAAGACATAAGTCTTACTCCAAACGGAGATCTGCTGAGAAATACTTTGTTTGCAAAACGAACATACAAACACTACAAAGGTAAATAAAATGGCAAAAAATAGGAAAGGGATATGTCACCTCTGTGGAAGTTATAAAAAATTGTCGTTTGAGCATCTACCTCCAAAAAAGGCATTTAACGATTGTCCTGTAAAGCATTACAATTATTTTATGGGGATCACTGAGGGGAACTACAATAATCAGACTTCTCAAAAGGGTTTAGGGGGCTACACGCTCTGCGAAGGTTGTAACAACAAAACAGGTTCATGGTACGGCACGGCATTCATTAAATGGGCATGTCAAAGCATGAATATACTTGAATACACACAAAATCAACCATCCCTCTACTATCGGTTCCGTATCTTTCCCGTACGAGTGATAAAGCAGATCGCTTGTATGATGTTTAGTGTCAACACCGACGAATTCAGGCAATACCATCAAGAATTAGTCAAGTTCGTCTTAAACAGGGAAGAATATTACTTGAATCCTGATATCAAGTTTTTCGCATTCTATAATGCTGCAGGATTTCGTATGTCGGGTGGAATGGTAAAAGTAAAAACTAACAACTTTAATATGGACAGTCTGGAGGGGATCGGAGAAAGCGTAGACAGAATACGGACTAAAATTGAAACGCATTGTGCCCTTAGTGAACTAAGCTTTCCTCCGCTAGGGTACGTGTTAACTTTTGACTCGGAACTGCCCGATCCAAGACTCGTTGATATTTCTTACTTCGCGAAATATCGTTATGATGATTTGTGTTCTATTGAGTTACGGCTTCCTGTTCTTCCCATAGATTCACCTTACCCGACAGACTATCGGAGTCGTCAAGAGATAGAGTACTAAACAACGAAATGTAGGTTCGTAAAAACGACTATTATTTAAAATGAAATTGCAGGTGAACACCTTGCCTAATACAGAAATAGATACTATGAGACACACCCGTTTTCTCATTCCAACGCTACTGCTTGTTACAACCTGTTTCCTCCCAAACGGTTTCGCGCAAGATTATGTTCATTATGATAGTGTAGTATTTAGTCCTGATGGCAAGACGCTAGCAAGTGGGAGTTGGGACAACACCATTCGTTTGTGGGATGCAACGACTGGCAAACATCTGCGAACCCTCACCGGGCACACGAATTGGGTCAATAGTATTGCCTTCAGTCGGGATGGTCAGACGCTAGCAAGCGCAAGTTCGGATAAAACTATCCGTCTCTGGGATGTACTCACAGGTAGACCCAAGATAACGCTTAGAGGCCATACGGGGTTAGTCTTTAGCGTCTCGTTCAGCCCGGATGATCAAACGCTGGCGAGTGGAAGTACAGACACTACTCTACGTTTGTGGAATGCCTCCGTAGGTACACATTTGTGCACACTCATTAGGAATACGTATTGGGTCAATAGTGTATCTTTCAGTCCAGATGGCCGCACACTCGCGAGTGGGGGTAGTGATAAAACCTTTAGTCTTTGGGATACAGTCACTAGACAGCACAAGAAAACACACATTGGACATCCGGCATCAGTCAATAGCATATCTTTCAGTCCAGATGGCCGCACACTCGCGAGTGGGAGTTCGGATAAAACCATTCGTCTCTGGGATGTTCCCATAGGTAGACACAAAATAACGCTCACTGGACATACAGGCTCTGTCAATAGCATATCTTTCAGTCCAGGTGGTCGCACATTGGCAAGCGGCAGTTCGGACAAAACCATTCGCTTGTGGGATATAAAGACAGACAGTCCTCTCCAAACTCTTATAGGGCATACGGGTAGTATCCGTAGTGTATCCTTCAATCTGAACAATCAGATGTTAGCAAGTGGGAGTTTGGATAAAACCATTCGCTTATGGCGAGTTTCGCCGCCGCGGTCGACATCCGCCAATCTATCCATACCAACACCCTCAAAGTCTACCGCTGACCAAATCTATAACAATGCCATCCGTTCCGTTATGTGGATAGTCAACCCCGGTATAGGCGAGGGCAGCGGGGTCCTCATTGACAAGCAATTCAAACTCGCTATCACCAACGCACACGTCACAGATAAACAGAACACGATAGACGTATATTTTCCCGCTCCCGATGAAAATGGCAAACTCATTAAGGACAGGAACTTCTATGTGACGAGCAGTGATGTGCTAAAGCGACTGGGTTATTATACCAAAGGACATGTCGTCGCGAAAGATGAAAAGACAGACCTTGCAATCATCAGACTGGAGGGTCTCCCCGAAACCGCCCGAGAGATTGACTNNNNNNNNNNNNNNNNNNNNNNNNNAATCCGGGTGGACAAAACCTCTGGCGGTGGACGCTCGGTGAATTTCTGAACGACCAAAGCGGTTTCCTTCACATCCAATCCGATGTTTTTGGTGGTAACAGCGGCGGACCAGTACTTAACAAACAAGGTGTTTTGCTGGGGATTATCGCAAGAAGTGACAGGCACATGAATGCCTTGGCGATTCCAGTGAAAGACATAAACCGGTTACTGTCTGAATCGCGGTTAGAACATTCAAGGTCCCATAGATAGAATTATAGTAAAGTCCATAATTACTTGGACATTACAAGGCGAGGATACAATCCTCGCCAGCGGTGGTGTGGGGAACTTTGTTCATTGAGCACCTATTCACATATTTTGGGATGTTACTATAAACACACAAGAGCGAGATCTGTGATACTAACTTTTAGGAAAGAGGTACTAACAGATGGCATATAGCAATTTTACATTAGAAATGGTGCGAACAGCGTTTCAATTAGAGATAGTTGAGTCCGCAGGCATTTTTTCTGAAAACGACATTAGCACGAAATGTACCGTTAGCGATCACCATCAACACAGAAAAAGCAAAATCAGAACTGATTATCGCCGATATTCTCGTTGAACTCCGAGAACAGCTGGAACGTCGTATCAGTCTCTTTTCTGGCATTGATTTCAGCATTGATGACGAAAACGGATTGACTGGGGTTTGTGATTTTTTGGTGAGTTTGTCGCCTGTGCAATCTTTTTTAGAGGCACCCGTCATCATCCTCGTCGAGGCAAAGAAAGATGACCTAACTGTAGGTCTTGGACAGTGTGTTGCCGAGATGCTCGCAGCACAACGCTTTAATACTGAAAAAGGCAATAACATCCCTTATATCTATGGGGCTACCACTTCGGGGATAGATTGGCGATTCCTCAAATTGGAAGGGCAAAGACTCCACATTGATATGGTAATTTACCCGATCGCACAGTGCGACAAAATCCTCGGCATCCTCTCAAGCATGGTAGGAGGTTCTGACAATAGGTAAGCCCTAAACAATAAAAAAGTTTGCAATTGAAACACAAATGTGTTATACTATAATAGGAAGTAGGGTGTTAATGTCAAGAACCTTTTTAATCCAATCCAGAGAGGTTGAAAAAAGGATGAAAAAATACAATTTGAATCGGAATCATAATGTAGACTGTCCATCGGCAGCGGTTGGATGATGCCTTTCTCGTCACATCAGACGGGAGGGGCTTTTTTTATTGAGAGAACACAAGCGACAAACTTTACCTATCAACTCGACTCCGTTCCAAGAGATTCAAGCACGAGTTGATGGATAAACGGGGCAAAAATAAATGACTTCTTTAGATACCTTGGGGCGTGAAAAAGCACAAGTCATGAACACCGAAGAAATTCGGCGTGCCTTGCTCAGGATCGCCCACGAGATTTTAGAGCACAATCATAAACACATTGACGATCTCGTACTTGTCGGTGTCAAAAGTCGGGGGGACATTCTTGCGCACCGTATTGCTGAAAACCTTGAGCGAATCGAAAACATTGAAGTCGATGTGGGTGCGATTGATGTGACGCTATACCGTGATGATATCAATCTTCATGAGACGCAAATTCAAGTCAACAGCACTGAACTTCCGTTTGATATTACTGGGAAATGGGTCATTTTGGTGGATGAGGTGCTTTATACGGGACGTACCGTTCGTGCGGCAATGGATGCGCTGATGGATTTCGGTCGTCCAGCTGCGATCCAATTGGCGACCCTCATTGATAGAGGGCACCGCGAATTGCCAATTGCCTCCAATTATGTCGGCAAAAATGTTCCGACCTCCCGAAAAGAGTTCGTCAGAGTGCAACTCGCCGAAGAGAGCGGCGTTGATTCGGCAGTGATTTATGAGAAGGACGAGGAATGAGCGACGCATTTATCACCAACGGGCGTATCATCGACCCTGCTAACAACATTGATGAAGTTGGTAATC encodes:
- a CDS encoding SAM-dependent chlorinase/fluorinase, with the protein product STDLSRKKKGSQRWQKQKHKLALHHERTTNRRKDFIGKLVYKLYHHKENNVLVAEALSVSNMVQNKHRSKSISDASWSTFFQWCASIAARDGLHFHQVDPKNTSQTCSACGQKSERKLSLAIRTFNCQFCGTSLDRDHNAALNILLRAETCARRGERWVTTLTETRNKNEARDTGPTKRKTVIAFCYKSKSLGLGTLTNLWRYITVKSCYQYRLYYWRLTLIVVLITGTFLIGCTQKAQVQETPQATLLSGTIVEIDDHGNAVTDLYIAPFTERGWELGDTLEATFATGQKIQIKFVENYGDVPEGEYLGRFSTSTKQFKIAINMGNIAESLKLKSESKVILQKVAVPSTN
- a CDS encoding site-specific DNA-methyltransferase; amino-acid sequence: MLLTLKQASQWASKRVNKNVTPANITYLIQYGQIESVVDNGATLIPKKSLENYYNLNRRETRWKDELGNDLNWTLSFEKVKEAETTKHVHRLHPYKGKFIPQLVGYFLDAHTDNFKRDVYFRPGDIVLDPFCGSGTTLVQANELGIHAIGIDVSAFNAFIGNAKVTSYNLTCLYEVSHRITTALRNFVATSGVIEFETKLAEKLTDFNNQYFPIAFKRQVRTGEINQKQYGAEKEAAFLETYHNLVAEYQIETQMPTDSARFMKQWYLPGVRAEIDLVYSLIRKVEDPSIQNALMLILSRTIRSCRATTHADLGTLREPVTTTYYCRKHGKVCKPLFSILNWWERYCKDSVQRWSEFRKLKTDTFQYCITGDSRTINIFGMLGRDLQQFAELAQKQRIKGIFTSPPYVGLINYHEQHAYAYDLFGFKRLDELEIGPLFRGKGREARESYIQGVAEVFKNCKRFLADDYDIFVVANDKFNMYPTIAEMAGMQIVNQHKRPVLNRTEKNRESAYSETIFHLKEKKD
- a CDS encoding TdeIII family type II restriction endonuclease — its product is MPSQRQIKIKEKIKDCLRAKFQSYSPETRYMPFHHRLLGKDRMVLYSFIQSLNTTFGISIYEPVAVTLARERFKVAETQVKPFNEISSKAHQQIQTIMDELAIDERELDKPTEIEQIRKVCRTGTLDKVRLTQVDIWLENYEGELFLIDLKTVKPNKGNFKEFKRTLLEWTAAELARNSEVVVNTMIGVPYNPYEPKPYERWTMKGVLDRDHEVLIAEELWDFLGGEGTYAELLDAFEQAGIELRPEIDSYFEKFRYES
- a CDS encoding aminoglycoside phosphotransferase family protein, whose amino-acid sequence is MKVDNAFDKTELLQHLRTAYAIPLCSITFLPEGEDSYGYIVVSETGEKYFAKASTSVPDSCLQYASLLRHQGNISGVVAPLKASDGTLSIPWHDFRVSLFPFIEGRSRWDLWKIGKDFTDVELRQTAALLATIHLCTDEIETCHLTTSKYDLPLRNELYAVLESPMKGIASQNRYQKQLLETLAAHRSSILETMDRYDELGRSAVVSQTSFVITHGDPTPGNLILDTEDQLHLIDWDGISLGPAEKDLFAFTGERFDVVLESYLKTRQNGVALHTDIFGFYIYEWALNEIRDYGTKILFKNSDAHQNEYDWESLQDYLPPNREYMEDGIAAIQSTLGRFNALPNTGG
- a CDS encoding creatininase family protein; this encodes MSEIKSVLLWENQRRYVREAIDAGTLKGAIIPTGSTEQHNEHLAMYHDTQSAVYVSKLAAEKLFPRVIVTTPLAIGVSEHWMDHKGTLTLRPEVFGEVLYDVADSMRRHGIDNILIVNGHAGNSGPVTERLAGFREKLGINLEYHSYWEAYDEELVKAQMESGICPGHAAEFETAFALAAFAENVDWNGVDYDSAKLTISDAGQAKSDREYHHQAKLATVDKGHAMINVAVDWVAEKMQAMLS
- a CDS encoding 2,4-dihydroxyhept-2-ene-1,7-dioic acid aldolase codes for the protein MRTNTFRELLNAGKPTVGTHIHTTWPSIVEAIGHTGMYDYVEFVAEYGPFDLHDLDNLCRAAELHNISTMIKVDQEPRGFIAQRAIGSGLNVEDVKECVKITRADTPEDGGSYGVATRRFSYMGYGGGPEYVQALRDVVNVIMIEKKGTVDNLEEVLSVEGVDMIQWGGSDYSMSIGKVGQRGAPEISGAHDKVFKTAIKMGVPPRAEIGSPDDAKRYLDIGVRHFCIGTDISVLYSWWRENGDGLRKAIEGH
- a CDS encoding BrnT family toxin translates to MKIYELIWPQDRIDHIARHGVTTDEVKEVCLNESFVQRAKSQGENPVYYVLGQTNAGRYLFCVIIRFPDGRGYPVTARTMTDTEKRRYRQWRDR
- a CDS encoding Uma2 family endonuclease codes for the protein MQQKVHSAPTLVYPSSDGKPMAETDKHRKLMVDFIQMLEYHFRETNDVYVSGNLLMYYEEGNPRKSIAPDVFVVFGVGKKPRRTYLTWEEGSTPDFVLEVASPSTYQHDFGPKKQLYASVLAVKEYYIYDPYGDITPSFIGYRLTDGEYKEIAFVEGRLPSTVLGDLELGEHAGDLRLYNPATQQWLQPPEERAEQMEAELAEALAELERLRAKT